In one window of Gossypium arboreum isolate Shixiya-1 chromosome 4, ASM2569848v2, whole genome shotgun sequence DNA:
- the LOC108459980 gene encoding putative two-component response regulator ARR13 isoform X1 — MERNSSTECSKTAPSEQSDHQVEAEADSESEENDGESMPRNGGSSSNSTVEENDKKPSVRPYVRSKMPRLRWTPDLHLRFVHAVERLGGQDRATPKLVLQMMNIKGLSIAHVKSHLQMYRSKKIDDPRQVISDHRHLVQSRDGNIFSLNQLPMLQGYNHHHQGDSSNAFRYRDTSWNGRHFSMRNPYTSRSFTDKQIPVLHGTVTDKIFGSNWTNYNFRMDTSSFNTLLPSWKCHEVLKNEISSSSPNLQSLLTKPSTQAKVEDETNCSRNSAQEHRAMKRAISDSNLDLDLTLRLTQAKEEKRPSSEEDDVGLSLSLCGPPSSSKLSRLKGEDDSSRENGRRVSTLDLTI, encoded by the exons ATGGAGAGGAATAGCAGCACCGAATGTTCAAAGACAGCTCCGTCCGAACAAAGTGATCATCAGGTCGAGGCCGAGGCAGACAGTGAAAGCGAAGAGAACGATGGTGAAAGTATGCCTAGAAATGGAGGGAGCTCGAGCAACAGCACAGTGGAAGAGAATGATAAGAAGCCATCCGTAAGGCCTTATGTGAGATCCAAGATGCCGAGGCTCCGTTGGACACCCGACCTTCACCTTCGTTTCGTTCACGCAGTCGAAAGACTCGGCGGCCAAGACA GAGCTACCCCAAAGTTGGTTCTTCAGATGATGAATATAAAAGGACTTAGCATCGCTCATGTGAAGAGCCACCTACAG ATGTATAGAAGCAAGAAGATTGATGATCCAAGACAAG TGATAAGCGATCATAGGCATCTTGTGCAAAGTCGAGATGGAAATATTTTTAGCCTCAACCAACTTCCCATGCTGCAAGGCTATAATCATCATCATCAAGGCGACAGTTCTAATGCTTTCAG ATACAGAGATACTTCTTGGAATGGTCGCCATTTCTCGATGCGTAATCCTTACACAAGCAGGAGTTTTACTGATAAACAAATACCAGTATTGCATGGAACAGTGACAGATAAGATCTTTGGCAGCAATTGGACCAATTATAATTTCAGGATGGACACTTCCTCTTTCAACACACTACTACCAAGCTGGAAATGCCATGAAGTACTGAAGAATGAAATTTCATCATCATCTCCCAATCTCCAATCACTCCTAACTAAGCCAAGCACTCAAGCTAAAGTAGAAGATGAAACAAATTGTAGCAGAAATAGTGCACAAGAGCATAGGGCAATGAAAAGAGCGATATCGGATAGCAACCTGGACTTGGATTTAACCCTACGGCTAACGCAGGCGAAGGAAGAAAAGCGGCCAAGCTCCGAGGAAGACGATGTTGGCCTATCACTGTCGCTATGCGGACCGCCGTCGTCCTCGAAGCTTAGCAGGTTGAAAGGAGAAGATGATAGTAGTAGGGAAAATGGTAGAAGGGTAAGTACACTAGATCTGACTATATGA
- the LOC108459980 gene encoding putative Myb family transcription factor At1g14600 isoform X2, with translation MERNSSTECSKTAPSEQSDHQVEAEADSESEENDGESMPRNGGSSSNSTVEENDKKPSVRPYVRSKMPRLRWTPDLHLRFVHAVERLGGQDRATPKLVLQMMNIKGLSIAHVKSHLQMYRSKKIDDPRQVISDHRHLVQSRDGNIFSLNQLPMLQGYNHHHQGDSSNAFRDTSWNGRHFSMRNPYTSRSFTDKQIPVLHGTVTDKIFGSNWTNYNFRMDTSSFNTLLPSWKCHEVLKNEISSSSPNLQSLLTKPSTQAKVEDETNCSRNSAQEHRAMKRAISDSNLDLDLTLRLTQAKEEKRPSSEEDDVGLSLSLCGPPSSSKLSRLKGEDDSSRENGRRVSTLDLTI, from the exons ATGGAGAGGAATAGCAGCACCGAATGTTCAAAGACAGCTCCGTCCGAACAAAGTGATCATCAGGTCGAGGCCGAGGCAGACAGTGAAAGCGAAGAGAACGATGGTGAAAGTATGCCTAGAAATGGAGGGAGCTCGAGCAACAGCACAGTGGAAGAGAATGATAAGAAGCCATCCGTAAGGCCTTATGTGAGATCCAAGATGCCGAGGCTCCGTTGGACACCCGACCTTCACCTTCGTTTCGTTCACGCAGTCGAAAGACTCGGCGGCCAAGACA GAGCTACCCCAAAGTTGGTTCTTCAGATGATGAATATAAAAGGACTTAGCATCGCTCATGTGAAGAGCCACCTACAG ATGTATAGAAGCAAGAAGATTGATGATCCAAGACAAG TGATAAGCGATCATAGGCATCTTGTGCAAAGTCGAGATGGAAATATTTTTAGCCTCAACCAACTTCCCATGCTGCAAGGCTATAATCATCATCATCAAGGCGACAGTTCTAATGCTTTCAG AGATACTTCTTGGAATGGTCGCCATTTCTCGATGCGTAATCCTTACACAAGCAGGAGTTTTACTGATAAACAAATACCAGTATTGCATGGAACAGTGACAGATAAGATCTTTGGCAGCAATTGGACCAATTATAATTTCAGGATGGACACTTCCTCTTTCAACACACTACTACCAAGCTGGAAATGCCATGAAGTACTGAAGAATGAAATTTCATCATCATCTCCCAATCTCCAATCACTCCTAACTAAGCCAAGCACTCAAGCTAAAGTAGAAGATGAAACAAATTGTAGCAGAAATAGTGCACAAGAGCATAGGGCAATGAAAAGAGCGATATCGGATAGCAACCTGGACTTGGATTTAACCCTACGGCTAACGCAGGCGAAGGAAGAAAAGCGGCCAAGCTCCGAGGAAGACGATGTTGGCCTATCACTGTCGCTATGCGGACCGCCGTCGTCCTCGAAGCTTAGCAGGTTGAAAGGAGAAGATGATAGTAGTAGGGAAAATGGTAGAAGGGTAAGTACACTAGATCTGACTATATGA